One Thermus hydrothermalis genomic region harbors:
- a CDS encoding proton-translocating transhydrogenase family protein — protein sequence MEFGFWSALYIFVLTAFLGYELITRVPVILHTPLMSGSNFIHGVVVVGAMVVLGHAETGLEKLIGFLGVVLGAANAAGGYAVTVRMLEMFEKKPGKGGGQ from the coding sequence ATGGAGTTCGGCTTCTGGTCGGCCCTTTACATCTTCGTGCTCACGGCCTTCTTGGGCTACGAGCTCATCACCCGGGTTCCGGTGATCCTCCACACCCCCCTCATGTCCGGGTCCAACTTCATCCACGGGGTGGTGGTGGTGGGGGCCATGGTGGTCCTGGGGCATGCGGAAACCGGCTTGGAAAAGCTCATCGGTTTCCTGGGCGTGGTCCTAGGGGCAGCCAACGCCGCCGGGGGGTACGCCGTCACCGTGCGTATGCTGGAGATGTTTGAGAAAAAGCCCGGCAAGGGGGGTGGTCAGTAA
- a CDS encoding NAD(P) transhydrogenase subunit alpha translates to MVTVAVPKERAPGERRVALVPEVVARLVKGGARVRVERGAGEGAYYPDAAYQEAGAEVVERGELLKGANLLFTVQPPPEDLIGALEPGAIVVGFVQAHKNPELVRALAAKKATVIAMELIPRITRAQSMDALSSQATVAGYLAAVHAARLSPRFFPMLTTAAGTIRPAKVMVMGVGVAGLMAIATAKRLGAQVFAYDVRKAAVEQAVSLGAKPIELPISAEGEGGYARELTEEEKRIQHEALREHVAGMDVLITTAQVPGRRAPILLTEDMMERLKPGTVVVDLAAESGGNCVLTKPGEVVEVKGVRIYGPLNLPSELSVHASEMYAKNLLNLSSLLIEKGEFAPKWEDEIIQGALLMREGEILHGPTKALLGGA, encoded by the coding sequence ATGGTGACCGTAGCGGTTCCCAAGGAACGGGCTCCGGGAGAGCGAAGGGTAGCCCTGGTGCCCGAGGTGGTGGCCCGCCTGGTCAAGGGGGGCGCCCGGGTGCGGGTGGAACGGGGCGCCGGGGAAGGCGCCTATTACCCGGACGCCGCTTACCAAGAGGCGGGGGCGGAGGTGGTGGAGCGAGGCGAGCTCTTAAAGGGCGCCAACCTCCTCTTCACCGTTCAGCCGCCCCCGGAAGACCTCATCGGGGCGCTGGAGCCTGGGGCGATTGTGGTGGGCTTTGTCCAGGCCCACAAGAACCCCGAGCTGGTGCGGGCGCTTGCCGCCAAAAAGGCCACGGTGATCGCCATGGAGCTCATCCCCCGCATCACCCGGGCCCAGAGCATGGACGCCCTCTCCAGCCAGGCCACGGTGGCGGGCTACCTGGCGGCGGTCCACGCAGCTCGGCTTTCTCCCCGCTTCTTCCCCATGCTCACCACGGCGGCGGGCACCATCCGCCCGGCCAAGGTGATGGTCATGGGGGTGGGGGTGGCGGGGCTCATGGCCATCGCCACCGCCAAGCGTTTGGGCGCCCAGGTCTTCGCCTACGACGTGCGCAAGGCGGCGGTGGAGCAGGCGGTCTCCTTGGGGGCCAAGCCCATTGAGCTTCCCATTAGCGCCGAGGGGGAGGGCGGCTACGCCCGGGAGCTCACCGAGGAGGAGAAGCGCATCCAGCACGAGGCCTTGCGGGAGCACGTGGCGGGCATGGACGTCCTCATCACCACCGCCCAGGTGCCGGGCCGCCGCGCCCCCATCCTCCTCACCGAGGACATGATGGAAAGGCTCAAGCCCGGCACCGTGGTGGTGGACCTGGCGGCCGAGAGCGGGGGCAACTGCGTCCTCACCAAGCCGGGGGAGGTGGTGGAGGTGAAGGGGGTGCGGATCTATGGCCCCTTGAACCTCCCGAGCGAGCTTTCCGTGCACGCTTCGGAGATGTACGCCAAGAACCTCCTCAACCTCTCCAGCCTCCTTATTGAAAAGGGCGAGTTCGCCCCCAAGTGGGAGGACGAGATCATCCAAGGAGCGCTTCTGATGAGGGAAGGGGAGATCCTGCACGGGCCCACCAAGGCCCTTCTGGGAGGTGCGTGA
- a CDS encoding DMT family transporter, which produces MRPSRPQILAVLLLGILAISFGSILVRLSLEASGDRSLAFSLVMSAGRLGLAALLLAPGWFKPLSSRKGLPFAVAAGVFLALHFAFWITSLSYTSVAASTALVTTNPVWVTLFGWLFFGEKPSGTTLLGVAVALVGGLCIGLGDAEGGGGKNPLLGDLLAVLGAVTVSFYFLLGREAQRRGLSTLEYIRVAYTTAALVLLPLPYLFGGGYGGYPLAVYGYLLLMALLPQLVGHTSFNWATRHIPPVLVTLAILFEPVGASLLAFLLFGELPGLPVLLGALVLLLGVGLAVVGGRR; this is translated from the coding sequence ATGCGCCCCTCGAGGCCCCAAATCCTCGCCGTCCTCCTCCTGGGCATCCTGGCCATCAGCTTCGGCAGCATCCTGGTGCGCCTGAGCCTCGAGGCCTCGGGGGACCGAAGCCTCGCCTTCAGCCTGGTGATGAGCGCCGGGCGCCTGGGCCTCGCCGCCCTCCTCCTCGCCCCAGGGTGGTTTAAGCCCCTCTCCTCCCGCAAGGGCCTTCCCTTCGCCGTGGCCGCCGGGGTCTTCTTGGCCCTCCACTTCGCCTTCTGGATCACTTCGCTTTCCTACACCTCCGTGGCCGCCAGCACCGCTTTGGTCACCACCAACCCCGTCTGGGTCACCCTCTTCGGCTGGCTTTTCTTTGGGGAAAAGCCCTCCGGCACCACCCTCCTCGGGGTGGCCGTGGCCCTCGTGGGGGGGCTATGCATCGGGCTTGGGGATGCGGAGGGAGGAGGAGGGAAAAACCCCCTCCTCGGGGACCTCTTGGCGGTCTTGGGGGCGGTGACGGTTTCCTTTTACTTCCTCCTGGGTCGGGAAGCCCAAAGGCGGGGGCTCTCCACCCTGGAATACATCCGGGTCGCCTACACCACGGCGGCTTTGGTCCTCCTTCCCCTCCCCTACCTCTTCGGGGGCGGGTACGGGGGGTACCCCCTGGCCGTCTACGGCTACCTCCTCCTCATGGCCCTCCTCCCGCAACTCGTGGGGCACACCAGCTTCAACTGGGCCACGCGGCACATCCCCCCGGTTCTCGTCACCCTGGCCATCCTCTTTGAGCCGGTGGGGGCAAGCCTCCTCGCCTTCCTGCTCTTCGGGGAGCTCCCTGGGCTACCTGTGCTCCTTGGGGCCTTGGTCCTTCTCCTCGGCGTGGGCCTCGCCGTGGTGGGAGGTAGGCGGTGA